The following coding sequences are from one Musa acuminata AAA Group cultivar baxijiao chromosome BXJ2-4, Cavendish_Baxijiao_AAA, whole genome shotgun sequence window:
- the LOC135610446 gene encoding probable aquaporin NIP5-1: MPEPETPNVSAPATPGTPGAPLFNSLRVDSLSYDRKSMPRCNRCLPLESWASSPHTCFIELPKPDVSLTRKLGAEFVGTFILIFGATAAPIVNQKYNGAETLIGNAACAGLAVMIVILSTGHISGAHLNPSLTIAFAMLRHFPWAHVPAYILAQVSASICASFALKAVFHPFLSGGVTVPSVSSPQAFFIEFLITFNLLFVVTAVATDTRAVGELAGIAVGATVMLNILVAGPSSGGSMNPVRTLGPAVAAGNYERIWIYLVAPTAGAVTGAAVYTAVKLKEEDGEMPRQVRSFRR; encoded by the exons ATGCCGGAGCCGGAGACGCCGAACGTGTCAGCCCCGGCGACGCCGGGCACGCCGGGCGCGCCGCTCTTCAACTCGCTCCGAGTTGACTCGCTGTCTTACGACCGGAAGTCGATGCCGAGGTGCAACAGGTGCCTCCCGTTGGAGTCGTGGGCCTCCTCCCCCCACACGTGCTTCATCGAGCTCCCCAAGCCCGACGTCTCCCTCACCCGCAAG CTGGGAGCAGAATTTGTGGGGACGTTCATCCTCATATTTGGCGCCACGGCGGCACCGATCGTGAACCAGAAGTACAACGGCGCCGAGACCCTCATCGGCAACGCCGCCTGCGCCGGCCTGGCGGTCATGATCGTCATCCTGTCCACAGGCCACATCTCCGGCGCCCACCTCAACCCGTCCCTCACCATCGCCTTCGCGATGCTGCGCCACTTCCCCTGGGCCCACGTCCCCGCCTACATCCTCGCCCAGGTCTCCGCCTCCATCTGCGCCTCCTTCGCCCTCAAGGCCGTCTTCCACCCCTTCCTCTCCGGCGGCGTCACCGTGCCCTCCGTCAGCTCCCCCCAGGCCTTCTTCATCGAGTTCCTCATCACCTTCAACCTCCTCTTCGTCGTCACCGCCGTCGCCACCGACACTCGTGCC GTGGGGGAATTGGCAGGAATCGCGGTGGGGGCCACGGTCATGCTCAACATTCTGGTGGCCGG GCCATCGAGCGGGGGATCGATGAACCCGGTTCGGACGCTTGGGCCGGCGGTAGCGGCCGGCAATTACGAGCGGATATGGATATATCTGGTGGCGCCGACGGCCGGGGCAGTCACGGGAGCCGCCGTTTACACGGCCGTCAAGCTCAAGGAGGAGGACGGCGAGATGCCACGGCAAGTTAGGAGCTTCCGCCGTTAA
- the LOC103975784 gene encoding mediator of RNA polymerase II transcription subunit 19a gives MDPESKKFGRGPRELTGAADLINRYKLSAHHDFFCKRILPLSISDTHYLHNVVGDTEIRKGEGMELGQLFQSAPYLRETTAQIQQFNLDILGQAFELGDTAPIDLPLSEKGTPTIPGKSKGDSKDKGRKHKKHKVKDREKDKEHKKHKRRHKDRSKDKDREKKKDKSGHHDSGGDHSKKHHEKKRKHDGNEDSVDNHKHKKSKVVGMHKSLKIEEVGGIKVSS, from the exons ATGGATCCTGAGAGCAAGAAGTTTGGAAGAG GACCTAGGGAGCTTACAGGTGCTGCTGATTTGATTAACCGCTACAAGCTGTCAGCACACCATGATTTCTTTTGCAAAAGAATTCTTCCTTTGTCAATTTCAGACACACATTATCTCCACAATGTTGTAGGAGACACAGAAATCCGAAAGGGAGAAGGCATGGAGCTGGGTCAGCTCTTTCAGAGTGCTCCATACCTGAGAGAGACAACAGCTCAGATTCAACAATTCAACTTGGATATACTAGGGCAAGCATTTGAGCTGGGAGATACTGCCCCTATTGACTTGCCTTTG TCAGAAAAAGGAACACCAACCATTCCTGGGAAATCTAAAGGAGATTCTAAAGACAAGGGGAGGAAGCACAAAAAACACAAGGTCAAAGATAGAGAAAAGGACAAGGAGCATAAGAAGCACAAACGTCGACATAAAGATCGGAGTAAAGATAAAGACCGAGAGAAAAAGAAGGATAAAAGTGGACATCATGATTCTGGTGGTGATCATTCAAAGAAACATCATGAGAAG AAGAGGAAACATGATGGTAATGAAGATTCAGTAGATaatcacaaacacaagaaaagTAAGGTAGTTGGCATG CATAAGAGTCTAAAGATTGAAGAAGTGGGAGGGATAAAGGTTTCAAGCTGA
- the LOC103977696 gene encoding probable serine protease EDA2 encodes MHGHSFAASALFFLCMHMRTLLGIISLLLFLLSFPSASESYGLRRLQEKGGYLTQEEHWFHQTLDHFSPTCHSIFKQRFYEFLDYYQAPNGPIFLIIGGESELDGIYHSYVSVLAKKFGAALVSLEHRYYGKSSPFKILSTENLRFLSSKQALFDLAVFHKYYQEHLHGKYNMSEYESAWFVIGSSYAGALSAWFHLKFPHLTCGSLASSASILASYNFIEYDQQVGESAGAECKAVLQEITTLVDRKLEEEGQQVKNLFGAAKISNNVDFLYLLADAAAAAFQYGFPDDLCSPLVDAKTNGKDLLRVYATYVKDYYLRRYSSIELYDRQRFRNTTPSEISAGRLWSFQICTEFGNFQVAPKFDAIRSPKIDLRYHLDLCKDMFGEGISPNLNMTNIYYGGTNIAGSKIIFTNGSQDPWRHASKQTSTKDLPSYLIKCHNCAHGIDIIGCPKSASKIKGGLEQCTTAVQQVRQHITDHIGLWLSQCSVTMSS; translated from the exons ATGCATGGCCACTCTTTTGCTGCTTCTGCTCTCTTCTTTCTGTGCATGCATATGAGGACTCTTCTTGGCATCAtctctctccttctctttctcttgTCTTTCCCCTCTGCATCGGAGTCGTATGGTCTCCGCAGGCTTCAGGAGAAGGGCGGCTACCTCACCCAAGAGGAGCACTGGTTCCACCAAACCCTCGATCACTTCTCCCCCACG TGTCATAGTATATTCAAGCAGCGATTTTACGAATTTCTTGATTACTACCAAGCTCCAAATGGACCAATATTTCTCATAATTGGTGGTGAATCAGAACTAGATGGGATCTACCACAGTTATGTATCT GTACTAGCAAAGAAGTTTGGTGCAGCTTTGGTTTCTCTTGAGCATAGGTACTATGGAAAGAGTTCACCTTTCAAAATACTGTCAACAGAAAACCTAAGGTTTCTATCCTCCAAACAGGCATTGTTTGACTTGGCTGTTTTCCACAAATATTACCAA gagCATTTGCATGGAAAATATAATATGTCAGAATATGAGAGTGCATGGTTTGTGATTGGTAGCTCATATGCTGGAGCACTTAGTGCATGGTTCCATTTGAAGTTTCCTCACCTAACTTGTGGGAGTCTTGCAAGCTCTGCATCTATTCTTGCAAGCTACAACTTCATTGAATATGACCAACAG GTTGGAGAGTCAGCTGGTGCTGAATGTAAAGCTGTGTTGCAAGAAATTACTACTCTTGTGGATAGGAAACTCGAGGAAGAAGGACAACAAGTGAAGAACTTGTTTGGTGCAGCTAAG ATTAGCAACAATGTCGACTTCTTGTATCTTCTAGCTGATGCTGCAGCTGCAGCT TTTCAGTATGGGTTTCCTGATGATCTATGTTCTCCTCTTGTTGATGCCAAGACAAATGGGAAGGACTTATTG AGAGTATATGCTACTTATGTTAAGGATTATTATCTTAGGAGATACTCATCGATCGAACTTTACGATCGACAACGTTTTCGGAATACGACTCCCAGTGAAATTAGCG CGGGTCGATTATGGTCTTTCCAAATTTGTACCGAATTTGGAAATTTCCAAGTGGCACCAAAATTTGATGCTATTCGTTCGccaaagattgatttaag GTATCATCTGGACCTTTGCAAGGATATGTTTGGAGAAGGGATCTCCCCAAACCTGAATATGACCAACATTTATTATGGAGGCACAAATATTGCTG GTTCAAAAATAATCTTTACCAATGGCTCACAAGATCCTTGGCGCCATGCATCCAAGCAAACATCAACCAAAGATT TGCCTTCCTACTTGATCAAATGTCACAATTGCGCGCATGGCATCGATATCATTGGTTGCCCTAAGTCAGCTTCAAAAATTAAAG GTGGTCTGGAACAGTGCACAACAGCGGTGCAACAAGTGAGACAGCACATCACAGACCACATTGGCTTGTGGCTTTCACAATGTTCAGTCACTATGAGTTCATAA
- the LOC135610448 gene encoding CDPK-related kinase 3-like isoform X3, which translates to MGQCSAKNIAVAMDADADGGDDHRRPQSPPTASAPAAASGMTPARSTVTPAGYSSSTGSWPSPYPRSAAGSPLPPGVASSPASSTPRRFFRRPPSPAKHIKASLAKRFGRPKPSEGPIPEDGGGGGGGGGVVVGQAEGERLLDKSFGYEKNFRAKYEVGKEVGKGHFGHTCLAIAKKGELKGQLVAVKIISKAKMTTAISIEDVRREVKILKSLSGHANLVKFYEAYEDDLNIYIVMELCEGGELLDRILSRGGKYAEKDAKIIVMQMLSVIAFCHLQGIVHRDLKPENFLFTTRDENAPMKLIDFGLSDFIRPDERLNDIVGSAYYVAPEVLHRSYSTEADMWSIGVITYILLCGSRPFWARTESGIFRAVLRADPNFDDSPWSAVSAEAKEFVRRLLNKDYRKRVSAAKALTHPWFRGEQWQVPLDILVYKSVKAYLRITPFKRAALKALSKALTDDELMYIRCQFNLLDPNNDGYISLEHLKKALWRNSTDAMKESRIPDILNAVRHLLSSVFIGATLV; encoded by the exons ATGGGTCAGTGCTCCGCCAAGAACATCGCAGTCGCCATGGACGCCGATGCCGACGGCGGAGACGACCACCGCCGCCCCCAATCACCTCCAACCGCTTCCGCCCCTGCCGCCGCCTCCGGGATGACCCCCGCCAGGAGCACCGTCACCCCTGCAGGATACTCCTCATCCACCGGCTCCTGGCCCAGTCCTTACCCCCGGAGCGCCGCCGGCAGCCCGCTACCCCCCGGGGTCGCATCGTCTCCGGCGAGTTCCACGCCCCGGAGGTTCTTTCGCCGCCCCCCGTCGCCGGCGAAGCACATCAAGGCGTCCCTCGCCAAGCGCTTCGGCCGTCCCAAGCCCAGCGAGGGACCCATCCCCGAGgacggcggcggtggaggcggaggcggcggcgtcgTTGTGGGGCAGGCTGAAGGGGAGCGGCTGCTGGATAAGAGCTTCGGGTACGAGAAGAACTTTAGGGCCAAGTACGAGGTCGGGAAGGAGGTGGGGAAGGGGCATTTCGGCCATACATGCTTGGCGATCGCGAAGAAGGGGGAGCTCAAGGGTCAGCTCGTGGCcgtcaagatcatctccaaagctaAG ATGACGACAGCAATATCGATTGAAGATGTTCGTAGGGAAGTAAAGATCTTGAAATCTTTATCTGGGCATGCAAATCTGGTCAAATTTTATGAAGCATATGAGGATGATCTTAATATCTACATAGTTATGGA ATTATGTGAAGGTGGAGAGTTATTAGATAGAATTTTATCCAG AGGTGGAAAGTACGCAGAGAAAGATGCTAAAATTATTGTCATGCAAATGTTGAGTGTAATTGCCTTCTGTCATCTTCAAGGCATTGTTCATCGTGACTTAAAGCCAGAG AATTTTCTATTCACTACAAGGGATGAAAATGCTCCCATGAAGCTCATCGATTTTGGTCTTTCTGATTTTATCCGACCTG ATGAAAGGTTAAATGATATTGTTGGCAGTGCATACTATGTTGCCCCTGAAGTTCTACATAGATCATACAGCACAGAAGCAGACATGTGGAGCATTGGTGTTAtaacatatatattattatgtGGTAGTAGACCCTTCTGGGCACGGACAGAATCAGGAATTTTTCGTGCTGTCCTGAGAGCTGATCCTAATTTTGATGATTCACCTTGGTCTGCAGTATCTGCAGAAGCCAAAGAGTTCGTAAGAAGGCTTCTGAATAAGGATTATAGGAAAAGAGTGTCTGCTGCAAAAGCTTTAA CTCACCCTTGGTTTCGAGGTGAGCAGTGGCAGGTCCCTCTGGATATACTAGTCTATAAGTCAGTCAAGGCCTACCTTCGCATCACTCCATTCAAACGTGCTGCACTAAAG GCACTGTCGAAGGCTCTAACCGACGATGAGCTCATGTATATAAGATGTCAATTCAATTTATTGGATCCAAATAATGATGGTTACATttctcttgaacatcttaaaaag GCTCTCTGGCGCAATTCAACTGATGCTATGAAGGAATCCAGGATTCCTGATATCTTGAATGCAGTAAGACATTTGCTCTCCTCTGTCTTCA TTGGAGCCACTCTCGTATAG
- the LOC135610448 gene encoding CDPK-related kinase 3-like isoform X2, with protein MGQCSAKNIAVAMDADADGGDDHRRPQSPPTASAPAAASGMTPARSTVTPAGYSSSTGSWPSPYPRSAAGSPLPPGVASSPASSTPRRFFRRPPSPAKHIKASLAKRFGRPKPSEGPIPEDGGGGGGGGGVVVGQAEGERLLDKSFGYEKNFRAKYEVGKEVGKGHFGHTCLAIAKKGELKGQLVAVKIISKAKMTTAISIEDVRREVKILKSLSGHANLVKFYEAYEDDLNIYIVMELCEGGELLDRILSRGGKYAEKDAKIIVMQMLSVIAFCHLQGIVHRDLKPENFLFTTRDENAPMKLIDFGLSDFIRPDERLNDIVGSAYYVAPEVLHRSYSTEADMWSIGVITYILLCGSRPFWARTESGIFRAVLRADPNFDDSPWSAVSAEAKEFVRRLLNKDYRKRVSAAKALTHPWFRGEQWQVPLDILVYKSVKAYLRITPFKRAALKALSKALTDDELMYIRCQFNLLDPNNDGYISLEHLKKALWRNSTDAMKESRIPDILNALEPLSYRRMDFEEFCAATISPYQLEALEEWEQMATTAFRYFEEEGNRVISVVELAQIMLHTFAGNEPCPSGLFYGA; from the exons ATGGGTCAGTGCTCCGCCAAGAACATCGCAGTCGCCATGGACGCCGATGCCGACGGCGGAGACGACCACCGCCGCCCCCAATCACCTCCAACCGCTTCCGCCCCTGCCGCCGCCTCCGGGATGACCCCCGCCAGGAGCACCGTCACCCCTGCAGGATACTCCTCATCCACCGGCTCCTGGCCCAGTCCTTACCCCCGGAGCGCCGCCGGCAGCCCGCTACCCCCCGGGGTCGCATCGTCTCCGGCGAGTTCCACGCCCCGGAGGTTCTTTCGCCGCCCCCCGTCGCCGGCGAAGCACATCAAGGCGTCCCTCGCCAAGCGCTTCGGCCGTCCCAAGCCCAGCGAGGGACCCATCCCCGAGgacggcggcggtggaggcggaggcggcggcgtcgTTGTGGGGCAGGCTGAAGGGGAGCGGCTGCTGGATAAGAGCTTCGGGTACGAGAAGAACTTTAGGGCCAAGTACGAGGTCGGGAAGGAGGTGGGGAAGGGGCATTTCGGCCATACATGCTTGGCGATCGCGAAGAAGGGGGAGCTCAAGGGTCAGCTCGTGGCcgtcaagatcatctccaaagctaAG ATGACGACAGCAATATCGATTGAAGATGTTCGTAGGGAAGTAAAGATCTTGAAATCTTTATCTGGGCATGCAAATCTGGTCAAATTTTATGAAGCATATGAGGATGATCTTAATATCTACATAGTTATGGA ATTATGTGAAGGTGGAGAGTTATTAGATAGAATTTTATCCAG AGGTGGAAAGTACGCAGAGAAAGATGCTAAAATTATTGTCATGCAAATGTTGAGTGTAATTGCCTTCTGTCATCTTCAAGGCATTGTTCATCGTGACTTAAAGCCAGAG AATTTTCTATTCACTACAAGGGATGAAAATGCTCCCATGAAGCTCATCGATTTTGGTCTTTCTGATTTTATCCGACCTG ATGAAAGGTTAAATGATATTGTTGGCAGTGCATACTATGTTGCCCCTGAAGTTCTACATAGATCATACAGCACAGAAGCAGACATGTGGAGCATTGGTGTTAtaacatatatattattatgtGGTAGTAGACCCTTCTGGGCACGGACAGAATCAGGAATTTTTCGTGCTGTCCTGAGAGCTGATCCTAATTTTGATGATTCACCTTGGTCTGCAGTATCTGCAGAAGCCAAAGAGTTCGTAAGAAGGCTTCTGAATAAGGATTATAGGAAAAGAGTGTCTGCTGCAAAAGCTTTAA CTCACCCTTGGTTTCGAGGTGAGCAGTGGCAGGTCCCTCTGGATATACTAGTCTATAAGTCAGTCAAGGCCTACCTTCGCATCACTCCATTCAAACGTGCTGCACTAAAG GCACTGTCGAAGGCTCTAACCGACGATGAGCTCATGTATATAAGATGTCAATTCAATTTATTGGATCCAAATAATGATGGTTACATttctcttgaacatcttaaaaag GCTCTCTGGCGCAATTCAACTGATGCTATGAAGGAATCCAGGATTCCTGATATCTTGAATGCA TTGGAGCCACTCTCGTATAGAAGGATGGACTTCGAAGAGTTTTGTGCTGCCACAATCAGCCCTTATCAGCTTGAGGCTTTGGAAGAATGGGAACAGATGGCAACTACAGCTTTTCGATACTTTGAGGAAGAAGGCAATCGAGTTATCTCTGTCGTGGAACTTGCACAG ATCATGTTACATACCTTTGCAGGAAATGAACCTTGCCCCAGCGGCCTATTCTATGGTGCGTGA
- the LOC135610448 gene encoding CDPK-related kinase 3-like isoform X1, with the protein MGQCSAKNIAVAMDADADGGDDHRRPQSPPTASAPAAASGMTPARSTVTPAGYSSSTGSWPSPYPRSAAGSPLPPGVASSPASSTPRRFFRRPPSPAKHIKASLAKRFGRPKPSEGPIPEDGGGGGGGGGVVVGQAEGERLLDKSFGYEKNFRAKYEVGKEVGKGHFGHTCLAIAKKGELKGQLVAVKIISKAKMTTAISIEDVRREVKILKSLSGHANLVKFYEAYEDDLNIYIVMELCEGGELLDRILSRGGKYAEKDAKIIVMQMLSVIAFCHLQGIVHRDLKPENFLFTTRDENAPMKLIDFGLSDFIRPDERLNDIVGSAYYVAPEVLHRSYSTEADMWSIGVITYILLCGSRPFWARTESGIFRAVLRADPNFDDSPWSAVSAEAKEFVRRLLNKDYRKRVSAAKALTHPWFRGEQWQVPLDILVYKSVKAYLRITPFKRAALKALSKALTDDELMYIRCQFNLLDPNNDGYISLEHLKKALWRNSTDAMKESRIPDILNALEPLSYRRMDFEEFCAATISPYQLEALEEWEQMATTAFRYFEEEGNRVISVVELAQEMNLAPAAYSMVRDWIRHADGKLSFLGYTKFLHGVTIRSSKTRYDN; encoded by the exons ATGGGTCAGTGCTCCGCCAAGAACATCGCAGTCGCCATGGACGCCGATGCCGACGGCGGAGACGACCACCGCCGCCCCCAATCACCTCCAACCGCTTCCGCCCCTGCCGCCGCCTCCGGGATGACCCCCGCCAGGAGCACCGTCACCCCTGCAGGATACTCCTCATCCACCGGCTCCTGGCCCAGTCCTTACCCCCGGAGCGCCGCCGGCAGCCCGCTACCCCCCGGGGTCGCATCGTCTCCGGCGAGTTCCACGCCCCGGAGGTTCTTTCGCCGCCCCCCGTCGCCGGCGAAGCACATCAAGGCGTCCCTCGCCAAGCGCTTCGGCCGTCCCAAGCCCAGCGAGGGACCCATCCCCGAGgacggcggcggtggaggcggaggcggcggcgtcgTTGTGGGGCAGGCTGAAGGGGAGCGGCTGCTGGATAAGAGCTTCGGGTACGAGAAGAACTTTAGGGCCAAGTACGAGGTCGGGAAGGAGGTGGGGAAGGGGCATTTCGGCCATACATGCTTGGCGATCGCGAAGAAGGGGGAGCTCAAGGGTCAGCTCGTGGCcgtcaagatcatctccaaagctaAG ATGACGACAGCAATATCGATTGAAGATGTTCGTAGGGAAGTAAAGATCTTGAAATCTTTATCTGGGCATGCAAATCTGGTCAAATTTTATGAAGCATATGAGGATGATCTTAATATCTACATAGTTATGGA ATTATGTGAAGGTGGAGAGTTATTAGATAGAATTTTATCCAG AGGTGGAAAGTACGCAGAGAAAGATGCTAAAATTATTGTCATGCAAATGTTGAGTGTAATTGCCTTCTGTCATCTTCAAGGCATTGTTCATCGTGACTTAAAGCCAGAG AATTTTCTATTCACTACAAGGGATGAAAATGCTCCCATGAAGCTCATCGATTTTGGTCTTTCTGATTTTATCCGACCTG ATGAAAGGTTAAATGATATTGTTGGCAGTGCATACTATGTTGCCCCTGAAGTTCTACATAGATCATACAGCACAGAAGCAGACATGTGGAGCATTGGTGTTAtaacatatatattattatgtGGTAGTAGACCCTTCTGGGCACGGACAGAATCAGGAATTTTTCGTGCTGTCCTGAGAGCTGATCCTAATTTTGATGATTCACCTTGGTCTGCAGTATCTGCAGAAGCCAAAGAGTTCGTAAGAAGGCTTCTGAATAAGGATTATAGGAAAAGAGTGTCTGCTGCAAAAGCTTTAA CTCACCCTTGGTTTCGAGGTGAGCAGTGGCAGGTCCCTCTGGATATACTAGTCTATAAGTCAGTCAAGGCCTACCTTCGCATCACTCCATTCAAACGTGCTGCACTAAAG GCACTGTCGAAGGCTCTAACCGACGATGAGCTCATGTATATAAGATGTCAATTCAATTTATTGGATCCAAATAATGATGGTTACATttctcttgaacatcttaaaaag GCTCTCTGGCGCAATTCAACTGATGCTATGAAGGAATCCAGGATTCCTGATATCTTGAATGCA TTGGAGCCACTCTCGTATAGAAGGATGGACTTCGAAGAGTTTTGTGCTGCCACAATCAGCCCTTATCAGCTTGAGGCTTTGGAAGAATGGGAACAGATGGCAACTACAGCTTTTCGATACTTTGAGGAAGAAGGCAATCGAGTTATCTCTGTCGTGGAACTTGCACAG GAAATGAACCTTGCCCCAGCGGCCTATTCTATGGTGCGTGACTGGATACGACATGCAGATGGAAAGCTCAGTTTTCTTGGTTACACCAAATTTTTGCATGGTGTGACGATACGCAGCTCCAAAACAAGATACGACAATTGA
- the LOC135610448 gene encoding CDPK-related kinase 3-like isoform X4: protein MTTAISIEDVRREVKILKSLSGHANLVKFYEAYEDDLNIYIVMELCEGGELLDRILSRGGKYAEKDAKIIVMQMLSVIAFCHLQGIVHRDLKPENFLFTTRDENAPMKLIDFGLSDFIRPDERLNDIVGSAYYVAPEVLHRSYSTEADMWSIGVITYILLCGSRPFWARTESGIFRAVLRADPNFDDSPWSAVSAEAKEFVRRLLNKDYRKRVSAAKALTHPWFRGEQWQVPLDILVYKSVKAYLRITPFKRAALKALSKALTDDELMYIRCQFNLLDPNNDGYISLEHLKKALWRNSTDAMKESRIPDILNALEPLSYRRMDFEEFCAATISPYQLEALEEWEQMATTAFRYFEEEGNRVISVVELAQEMNLAPAAYSMVRDWIRHADGKLSFLGYTKFLHGVTIRSSKTRYDN, encoded by the exons ATGACGACAGCAATATCGATTGAAGATGTTCGTAGGGAAGTAAAGATCTTGAAATCTTTATCTGGGCATGCAAATCTGGTCAAATTTTATGAAGCATATGAGGATGATCTTAATATCTACATAGTTATGGA ATTATGTGAAGGTGGAGAGTTATTAGATAGAATTTTATCCAG AGGTGGAAAGTACGCAGAGAAAGATGCTAAAATTATTGTCATGCAAATGTTGAGTGTAATTGCCTTCTGTCATCTTCAAGGCATTGTTCATCGTGACTTAAAGCCAGAG AATTTTCTATTCACTACAAGGGATGAAAATGCTCCCATGAAGCTCATCGATTTTGGTCTTTCTGATTTTATCCGACCTG ATGAAAGGTTAAATGATATTGTTGGCAGTGCATACTATGTTGCCCCTGAAGTTCTACATAGATCATACAGCACAGAAGCAGACATGTGGAGCATTGGTGTTAtaacatatatattattatgtGGTAGTAGACCCTTCTGGGCACGGACAGAATCAGGAATTTTTCGTGCTGTCCTGAGAGCTGATCCTAATTTTGATGATTCACCTTGGTCTGCAGTATCTGCAGAAGCCAAAGAGTTCGTAAGAAGGCTTCTGAATAAGGATTATAGGAAAAGAGTGTCTGCTGCAAAAGCTTTAA CTCACCCTTGGTTTCGAGGTGAGCAGTGGCAGGTCCCTCTGGATATACTAGTCTATAAGTCAGTCAAGGCCTACCTTCGCATCACTCCATTCAAACGTGCTGCACTAAAG GCACTGTCGAAGGCTCTAACCGACGATGAGCTCATGTATATAAGATGTCAATTCAATTTATTGGATCCAAATAATGATGGTTACATttctcttgaacatcttaaaaag GCTCTCTGGCGCAATTCAACTGATGCTATGAAGGAATCCAGGATTCCTGATATCTTGAATGCA TTGGAGCCACTCTCGTATAGAAGGATGGACTTCGAAGAGTTTTGTGCTGCCACAATCAGCCCTTATCAGCTTGAGGCTTTGGAAGAATGGGAACAGATGGCAACTACAGCTTTTCGATACTTTGAGGAAGAAGGCAATCGAGTTATCTCTGTCGTGGAACTTGCACAG GAAATGAACCTTGCCCCAGCGGCCTATTCTATGGTGCGTGACTGGATACGACATGCAGATGGAAAGCTCAGTTTTCTTGGTTACACCAAATTTTTGCATGGTGTGACGATACGCAGCTCCAAAACAAGATACGACAATTGA